GCGGACCTCGGGCGTGGCGGCGAGGCGGGCAAGGGCCCCGGCGAGCAGGGCGCGGCGGTCTCCGAGATTACCGCCCAGTCCGAGGTAGGCGGTCTGCACGCGATTTGCTGGTTTCGACGGCGACATGGTCGAGGATGCCGGCGATGGGAACGGAGGGTTTTTTGATGGTGATATCGACCTTGTCCAGGATGGGGCAAGCGGCGAGGACGCGGTCGATCACGTGACTGGCGAGCGCTTCGATGAGTTTGAAGCGGTCTTTCTCCACGGTCTCGCGGCAGATGGCGTAGACCTTGGTATAGTCGACGGTCTGGTGCAGATCGTCGGATGTGGCGGCGGCGGCGATGTCGAGAGTAAGCACGAGATCGACGATCCAGCGCTGGCCGAGTTTGTTCTCCTCGGGGAGGTCGCCGTGGTATCCGTAGAATACCATGTTGGAGAGGGTGATGCGGCCGGTCATTTTGCTTGGAAGTAGCGAGCAATGAGTAGCGGGTAGCGAGTAGAAATCAACGGGCATCCCTGACGGCGGCGGCCATGAGGGCGACGCGGTGATTGGCGCGCACGTCGTGGACGCGGTGGAATTGAACGCCTTGGGAAACTGCAAGCGAGGTGAGGGCGAGGGTGCCTTCGAGACGTTCGTCGGGAGGAAGATCGAGAACGTGGCTGATCACGGATTTGCGGGAAACGCCGAGAAGGAGCGGATGCCCGAGCGAGTTCAGCTCCGCGATACGTGAAAGGATGGCGAGGTTTTGCGGCTGGGTTTTGGCGAAGCCGATGCCGGGATCGAGAATGATGCGGGTGGGGTCGATGCCGGCGTCTGTCGAGAGGGCGAGCGTTCGGGTGAGGAATTCTTTGATGCCGATGATGACGTCGCCGGCCGATTCGCGGAAGGCGGCGTCGTTGTGCATGAGGATCGCGGAGGCGCCGTGACGGGCGATGACGGCGGCCATGGCGGGGTCGCGTTGGAGGCCATGCACGTCGTTGACGAGGTGGGCACCGGCCGCGAGCGCGGCATCGGCTACAGCGGCGTGGTAAGTGTCGATCGAAAGAGGTGCGGCGACGTGGCGAACGAGTTCGCGAATCACGGGAATGACGCGGCGGATTTCTTCGTCCGGGCTGATCTCGGTGTAACCGGGGCGCGTGGATTGACCGCCGATGTCGATCATCGTCGCGCCCTCCGCGACGAGCAGCCGCGCGTGCGAAACGGCGGCGGGGAGGCTGTTGTGTTTACCGCCGTCGAAGAAGGAGTCGTCGGTGACGTTGAGAATACCGACGATGTGAGGCGTGCCATCGAGGATAAGGCGGCGGTCACGACAGTGAAATTCACGGGAGTTGGTCGTCATCAGGAGTCCTTGGTTTGATAAGAGTCGTGCCAGCGGTGAAGGGCGGCCCAGCTGAGCCAAATGACAGCACCGGCGAACACGAAACCGAGCAGGCAGCTGATGATGGCGGTGGCGAAGAGCGCAGGGATTTGGAGCTGGGAACTGTAGATGATTGCGAGGAAACCGAGTCCGCCCTGACCGCCGCCGGAAGTGCCAGCGAACATGTCGCCGGAAATCGCTCCGATCGGCGCAAGCGCGGCGGCGATGCGCAAGCCCGTGAAAAAGTAAGGCAGCGCGGCGGGGATGCGCAGGAGAAACATTTGCTGGAGACCGGAGGCGCGACCCATGCGGAAAAGATCGATCAGGTTGCGGTCGGTGGAGACGAGACCTTGGGTGGCGTTAACGACCAGCGGGAAAAAGCTGATGAGGAACGTGATGATCACGACGCTCTTTAATCCCGCGCCGACCCACAAAATCAGGATGGGCGCGAAGACGATGATGGGCGTGAGCTGAAGCGCCATGAGCCACGGATAAAGCCCGGCGCGAACGAGCGGAGATAGTGACAGCACAAGCGCGAGACCGGCACTGACAAGGACAGCCGATGCAAACCCGAGAGAGGCCCCGATGGCGGTATTTAACGTGGCGGACCAGAGCTGCGGCCATTTTTCGGAGAAGGCGCGGGCGACGGCACCGGGCGAAGGCAGCAGGAAGAGCTGATCGTCGGAAAGTATCCACAAACGCACGACATACCAGATGGCGATCAACAAGAGGCCGGTCAGAACGGGCAGCGTGAAAGTGAGGATGCGGCGCTTCATGCGGAGACTTGGCGGAGCAAACGGGACACGTCGGCGACGCGTTGGTGAAACGCAGGGTGCTCGCGGGTGGCGGCATTGCGCGGGAATGGCAGATCGACAGGTAGATCGTGGGCGATACGACCGGTGGACAACACGAGGATGCGAGTGGAGAGAAACACGGCTTCGGTCACGGAGTGCGTGACAAACAGCGCGGTCCACCGCTGGCGTTCGTGGAGGGAGAGCAGTTCCTCGTTGAGATGTTCTCGAGTGAGCTCGTCGAGGGCGCCGAACGGTTCGTCGAGGAGCAGCAGTGAAGGCTCGAGGGTGAGGGCGCGGGCGAGGGACACGCGCATTTTTTCGCCGCCGGAAAGCTGGCGCGGGTAGCGATCGGCGAGGTGGCCGATGCGGGCGAGCGAGAGGAGCTGCGTGGCGAGTTCGCGGCGACGGTCGGCTGGGACACCACGGATTTTGAGGAGCAATTCGGCGTTGTGTTGAACGGTGAGCCAAGGAAGCAGCGTGGCGTCTTGAAAAATGAAAGCGCGTTCGGTGCCGGAGGTGGCGGCCGGTTGGTTTTCGATGAGCACGCGGCCCGCGGTCGGGGTGGTGAGACCGGCGATGAGGCGGAGCAAAGTGGATTTTCCGCAACCGCTGGGGCCGATGAGACTGATGAACTCTCCGCGGGCAATTTGGGTGGTGATACCGGAGAGAACGGGTGGGCGCGAGTTGTCACCGAAACGCTTGGTGACGGATTGGAGATCGACGAAGGTGTCGGCGGTGAGGCTCATGCGCGCAGAAGAATGATAATGAACGGCGCACGGGCGCGGGCAAGCGCGGGGGCGAAATGCGCGGCGATCTTACTTCAGGCGGGCGAGGGCTTCGGTGGCTTTGTCCAGGCTGGGTTCAAGGGCCAAGGCAGCCTGATATTCGCGGCGGGCGTCGGCGGGGCGGTTGTCTTTTTCGGCAATGAGGCCGAGGCGATAGCGGGCGCCGGCGTGGTCGGGCTCTTCGGGGCGTGCGGGTATTTCCAGGCAGCGGCGGAGAGCGGCTTCGCCTTTGGCAATGTCGCGGCCGGTTTCGGAAACGATGCGGCCAATGGTGTAGAGCGCGAGGTAGGTGTCGGGGTGGTCTCGGAGGAAGGTTTCGCAGGCGGCGAGGGCTTCGTCGTAACGTTTTTCACTGCAGAGGACGTTGGCCCGGAGGACGGTGCCGCGAATCGGGTCCCGCTTGGTGATCTCGGCAATGTGGGCGTAGGCTTTTTCAAAACTGCCGCCCGCAAAACCGGGTGCGCGAGTGTAAAACTGAACGAGACCTTCGCGATAGGCGATGGTGTCCGGCGAGAGTTTGACGGCTTGTTCGAGGGCGTTGCGTCCGCGGCGGGCGAATCCGATGGCCCCAAACGTGGTGCCGAGTTCGGTGGCGCGGAGGAGACTCGCCGTGCCGTAATCGGCGACGATCAGGGCGTTGTCCGGGGCGAGTTCGGCGGCCTTGGCGAGCGTGGTGGCGGCGGCCTCGCGGTGCTGCAGCTTCAGGTCGCAACGGCCGAGATACCACAGGGCGCTGACATTTTTCGGCTGCTTGGCGACGATGGCGGCAAACAGGTCGCGGGCTTCGGGAACGCGTTTGGCGTCGAAGAGGGCGATGGCCGAAGTGAGCGCCGGTGAATCGGCGGCGAACGCGGCGAAAGACGGGAAAATAAGCGCGAGTAAAAAAGCGAGACGGAGACGGCTCATTCGAAACGAAGGGCTTCGATAGGGTCGAGCTGGGCTGCCTTGTGCGCGGGATAAAAACCGAAGGCGATGCCGACGGCGCCGGAGAAAACAAACGCGACAATCACCGAGGAGGATGAAACGAGGACGGGCCAGTTGTTGAGATGGGATACAAGCTGGGATGAGCCGATGCCGAGCACGATGCCAAGGGTGCCGCCCATGAGACTGAGGACCATGGCTTCGATGAGGAATTGGAGGCGGATGTCGCGGTCGTGCGCACCGATGGCGAGACGGATGCCGATCTCGCGGGTGCGCTCGGTAACGGAGACGAGCATGATGTTCATGATGCCGATGCCGCCGACGATGAGAGACACGCCGGCGATGGCACCGAGCAACGCGGTCATGGTGCGCGAGGTGGCGGTGGCGGCTTCGGCGAGCTCGAGCTGGTTGCGCACGGTGAAATCGGGATCGCGGCCCTGGCGACGCTGCTGGAGGAGATCGGTAATTTCCTGCTGGATACGCGGCATCTGGTCCTGCACGGCGGCCTGGATAAGGATGGTGTTGAGGTTGGTGCGGCGGGAGACGCGGCGCATGGCGCTCGTGTAGGGGATGATCACGGCGTCGTCCTGGTCGGTGCCAAAATAATTGAAGCCCTTGGATTTCAGCGTGCCGATGACTTTGAACGGAATGTTGCGGATGCGGATGGTTTGTCCGATTGGATCGCTGCCGGGGAAAATCTGGTCGGCGATGGTCTGTCCGATGACGGCTATCTTGGCGGCGCTGCGCACCTCGGCCTCATTAAACATGACGCCGTCGGAGAGCGGCCAGTCGCGGATGCCGGGGAACTCGGGGGATTCGCCGTAGACGGTGGTGTTCCAGTTGAGGCCGTTGGCGAGAACCTGCTGCCGATCGCGGACCTCGGCGCTGACGGCGACGACGCCGGTGATTTCGTTTTGGATGGCGAGGGCGTCTTCGGGGGTGAGGGAGCTGGCGGAGCCCCAGCCGCCGCGCGCGCCACCTGAGGTGAAATTACCAGGGAAGATGGTGATGACGTTTTGCCCGAGGCTGGCGATGGAAGCCTCGACTTGGGATTTGGCGCCGTTGCCGATACTGACCATGGCGATGACGGCGCCGACGCCGATGATCATGCCGAGCGCGGTGAGGACCGAACGCATCTTGTTACGACGAAGCGCGCGGAGGGCGATAATGGTGGTGGCAATGATGCGCATCGGGATCAGTCCTCGGCGTGGGTGAGTTTGGCGGCGGTTTCGGCCTCGGCGACTTTGCGCAATTCCACGGCGGCTATCGAACGGTCGGCGACGGCGTCATCGCGGACAACGAGGCCGTCGCGCACGATGAGGTTGCGGCGGCAGTAGCGGGCGATGTCGAG
This portion of the Rariglobus hedericola genome encodes:
- the folB gene encoding dihydroneopterin aldolase; amino-acid sequence: MTGRITLSNMVFYGYHGDLPEENKLGQRWIVDLVLTLDIAAAATSDDLHQTVDYTKVYAICRETVEKDRFKLIEALASHVIDRVLAACPILDKVDITIKKPSVPIAGILDHVAVETSKSRADRLPRTGR
- the folP gene encoding dihydropteroate synthase gives rise to the protein MTTNSREFHCRDRRLILDGTPHIVGILNVTDDSFFDGGKHNSLPAAVSHARLLVAEGATMIDIGGQSTRPGYTEISPDEEIRRVIPVIRELVRHVAAPLSIDTYHAAVADAALAAGAHLVNDVHGLQRDPAMAAVIARHGASAILMHNDAAFRESAGDVIIGIKEFLTRTLALSTDAGIDPTRIILDPGIGFAKTQPQNLAILSRIAELNSLGHPLLLGVSRKSVISHVLDLPPDERLEGTLALTSLAVSQGVQFHRVHDVRANHRVALMAAAVRDAR
- a CDS encoding ABC transporter permease, which translates into the protein MKRRILTFTLPVLTGLLLIAIWYVVRLWILSDDQLFLLPSPGAVARAFSEKWPQLWSATLNTAIGASLGFASAVLVSAGLALVLSLSPLVRAGLYPWLMALQLTPIIVFAPILILWVGAGLKSVVIITFLISFFPLVVNATQGLVSTDRNLIDLFRMGRASGLQQMFLLRIPAALPYFFTGLRIAAALAPIGAISGDMFAGTSGGGQGGLGFLAIIYSSQLQIPALFATAIISCLLGFVFAGAVIWLSWAALHRWHDSYQTKDS
- a CDS encoding ABC transporter ATP-binding protein — translated: MSLTADTFVDLQSVTKRFGDNSRPPVLSGITTQIARGEFISLIGPSGCGKSTLLRLIAGLTTPTAGRVLIENQPAATSGTERAFIFQDATLLPWLTVQHNAELLLKIRGVPADRRRELATQLLSLARIGHLADRYPRQLSGGEKMRVSLARALTLEPSLLLLDEPFGALDELTREHLNEELLSLHERQRWTALFVTHSVTEAVFLSTRILVLSTGRIAHDLPVDLPFPRNAATREHPAFHQRVADVSRLLRQVSA
- a CDS encoding tetratricopeptide repeat protein, with the translated sequence MSRLRLAFLLALIFPSFAAFAADSPALTSAIALFDAKRVPEARDLFAAIVAKQPKNVSALWYLGRCDLKLQHREAAATTLAKAAELAPDNALIVADYGTASLLRATELGTTFGAIGFARRGRNALEQAVKLSPDTIAYREGLVQFYTRAPGFAGGSFEKAYAHIAEITKRDPIRGTVLRANVLCSEKRYDEALAACETFLRDHPDTYLALYTIGRIVSETGRDIAKGEAALRRCLEIPARPEEPDHAGARYRLGLIAEKDNRPADARREYQAALALEPSLDKATEALARLK
- a CDS encoding ABC transporter permease produces the protein MRIIATTIIALRALRRNKMRSVLTALGMIIGVGAVIAMVSIGNGAKSQVEASIASLGQNVITIFPGNFTSGGARGGWGSASSLTPEDALAIQNEITGVVAVSAEVRDRQQVLANGLNWNTTVYGESPEFPGIRDWPLSDGVMFNEAEVRSAAKIAVIGQTIADQIFPGSDPIGQTIRIRNIPFKVIGTLKSKGFNYFGTDQDDAVIIPYTSAMRRVSRRTNLNTILIQAAVQDQMPRIQQEITDLLQQRRQGRDPDFTVRNQLELAEAATATSRTMTALLGAIAGVSLIVGGIGIMNIMLVSVTERTREIGIRLAIGAHDRDIRLQFLIEAMVLSLMGGTLGIVLGIGSSQLVSHLNNWPVLVSSSSVIVAFVFSGAVGIAFGFYPAHKAAQLDPIEALRFE